The Maniola jurtina chromosome 9, ilManJurt1.1, whole genome shotgun sequence genomic sequence gtattagaaatcacgtcatactTGCGTGCACATCACGCTATTAGGCTaagatctacagagcgcactttgactttgctcaaacttaagacactgttaaaatgagacagctttataccgctggcataaatctgtctctttttaactgaaccttaagtctaagcaaagtcaaagtgcgctctatagattttaactTTAGTGTCGTAGCAACCCGGTAGCAGACGCCCTTAAATTTTTAAGGGCGTCCTTATGTCCTAAAATAAATTGTCAAAGTATTGTTTTTGGGCTCGATTTACATTAGATTTACGATTGAGTCGACCATAAATCTACTTTGACTAAAAAATTGGTTCTGAAATCCGAAATGATTTACGTATATTATGTGAATCATAATTTGTAATTAATCTTCTTTTCACCTTCATTTATTGAATACATGAATTCAAAACTTACATGGGTTAAAAGTTGTTTGTCGTTTTTATCAGCAGTTCCAAGATTTTGTGATAACTCTGCTAAGTAGATAGTGCCCAGACTACTGCCGCATGCCACCAACTGACCCtgagcataataataataatttgtagtaGAAACTACCGAGAATTATAGCATGCGTAGAAGTTTCTAATTATGTATGAAACAAGTTTAAGGCTGGGATTATAAAAATGTTCTCCTTTATTGAGTATACTTTTACTTTGCTTAGGTTTAAGTttcacttaaaacgagacagattgaatgtcagcgatataacgctgtctccgTCTCTCGTTTGAACAGTAATCGTCGCGTACAGCCGTGGAATTAAAATGCTCAAATGAAATAAGTTAAATGCGAACCGAAAAATAACAGCCAATATGCTTACTTCAACTTACTCATTTGACTTATTGCtatgttaagttttattttagaataaatgtttttgttcttatttgattttttttttactgttgaTGACTAGAggtcaaatattttgtattcGTCACTAAACTTTATATTTGTTAAGGTTTATATTAAACTTaagttgatattataaaactttcgTAATAAGAAACACAGATGTGTATATGTGTGCAAACCACTTGAGCTTTGCCATTTTGTTTCTAAGCCCTCGTCCACACCTACTATTATTAAGTCAATGCGTACAGTAAAGTCTAACTTCAGTTAACAATCTTTACCCCTTCATGTGGTCGAAGGCGTAGTAAAGGCTCATCACAAAGCTGTGCAGTGACGATTGGTGCGCTGCGCCGACGTAAGAGGTCCCAACAGGACAGACAGCCATCCCACTGCGTCACTAGCAAAAGCGAGAATCTGAAATTCAACGACCAAGCCCTGTATAAATTCTAGACCTAATTAACAGGTCATAAAATTAGTGTACCTAATCCTTTTCAAAATGAAGGAAAAGAATGGTTGGTACCTACTGCTTTTAGATTTGTCAGTTTAATAGAAATATTGTGTCACGTGTATAAGCGAGTCGCCTGATAAACTCTCtctcaaagagtatgtaatctcTTTTTCTCTCAGGCAAAAATATTTCTTCAATACAATGTACAATATAGCATTAGAAAAATTGAGTAGttctatgtttaaaaaaaatggtttataTATCTAGTAGTATTACAGGTTTTTAGCTTAAGAAAATCGAAAATACGGTCCCATCCGGAAGAAAGCATAAAACATGGCATGCATGTAGATGTGACATGTAGCTTTGGAAAAACTCGACGTGTTTCTACTTTTACGAGTCATAACTATATGCCAAAGCTACATGCATGCCAAGTTTTACGCTTTTTTCCGGATGGGACCGTATTTAAAGCTAAGGAGCCGTACTATATAGGCCCTCTACTGTAAATGTTTATACGGAATACCTTATCGGATTCCATGCTCCGTCAGTAAGCTTGGTTCTGTGTGCATACGTCCAGAGTATAGACGACTCGCGACAATCTTCGCTCCATACTCGAGCTGTCCAATCCCCAACGGTTAGGAAATTCTTCAAAAATGTGGGATTTCTCTGCAGCGCATAAACTGGTCCTAAATGAGCTTCATACTAAAATTAagtaatgattaaaaaaaatgttttggcaCTGTAATAGATGTATTGCTGATATTACTTTTTACCTTAGAAGGTAGCTTTTCCAGAGGTGTTTTTCCTTTTCGATTTCCTCCAATTACTAATCCTGTTTCAGTTCCTACCATaaagctgaaaaataaaaggaTTTTAACATCCACAAGTCTTAAAATAAGACTTAGATTAAATATCAAATCTGTTTTCTTACCGCGTCGGTATAGTAGGTTCATACTCTAAAGCAGAAATACCTAAAGCATTTTCGATGCCTTGAGTATCATTGTTGGTTTTGACAGGATCTATTATCATGGAATCTGTAGGTTCGCTAGTATTTCTGATGTCCCACCTGTAATAaacttcaattttttatttatttattgcttcTTCATAAAACTAATTGCGGTCCAAATTGTGTCTGCTGTTTTAGTACGATGTAAAGCTTTTACTGACCACTTGACAACACCGTCAGGGGAGGAGGAGAAAAAGTCTGCGCCGGTTTTGGAGTTAATAAAAAGTACTTTACTGGCTAAGTCTCTGTGAGCTACGTGTGGTGGACAAAGTGCCACCGCTTCGCTGCCTCTTCGCATGTCCCAACATCCTACCtagaaaataaacaaactatCAGATTGTTAGTTGAAAAAACCTCTAATCTAAGGCCTTTTATGCCTGACAAGAAATTCAccaaaatatttaagtatgacATTAAATATTTTGGTGAATTTCTTTTCTATTCACTTGGCCATTCATCATTCCACCAACAAGAATATGTTGATCACGTGGGTTGTATTGTAAATCCAGTAGAGGTTGTGGAGGTGAGATTACCAGCTCGGGTGCGTTTGCGTTTTCTGAAAGAATAAGTATTAATAATCTTGTTTAATCTTTATCTACTCAGTAGTTGCAACATTCTCAGACAAACTTATTGATAAGTTGGTTCTACCTATAtcccaaatgtaagaaaattgaAGACTTCTTGTATTTCTCATGAAGTTGACGTCAGCGTGTGCAGATGCTAATCGAGCTCCATCTGCTTGCCACGACAGGGAGCGAACCGGTCTTCGGTTTCCACCTGGTTCTCTATACACGTTCACTGTATGACAACTGCTGCGTTCCACAGGTGGGATGGTGCTGAGCTCAGAATAATAGATTTCGTACATATCCACGGCGTTGTTTTGTAGAATATTATGCTCCATGCTCTACAAAAAaccaaatttaaaattttcaagtcCTACATTTCGTtcattaggtacattttgttATGTTCCTTACATGCCCAAGATGCATAACCGCGTGGATATAAGCGTCATCTTTTTCAATTTTACGTCGATATCTTTGCATAGCTTCTGGGTCATTCGTGTTGATGTCTTTAGGCCAGCCGCCTTCTATGTGATTCATGCCTGAACTGGTGTATTCAGCTCTAAAAAAAGTTTGACATCTAGGGTAGTTCGAAAGAACATTAAGGTTTTTGATGTTCATGacaataatttgtttttgatgTTTCGTGGTCACTGTTCACTGGCTATTGCGTTACACaaaaattatgtatgtatgctCTACATGGCTAAACGgtttgcaaagctgaagtggcagtgagaAAAGCCCATGGTTCTAAAACACGAGAGACTTAGGTGCCCCAAGGTGCTCGAATGGCCACCTCACaacagaaagcgcagcgttggaactTGGAAGACCCCTCCACTAATCCTCGATACAGAAAGTGATGTCCAACAGTtgacgtctatcgattgataatgatgatggtgattacGCTCTTACCTTACAGAATTTACCCAATGTTCTGACATAGTTCCAGTATTCTGGATGGCAGCATGCACTGGATTCCTTAGTATGTAGTGTTTGTACATGGCTGGATTGGAAGGTATACTGACACATAGTTCAGGACCGTGATCCTCAAAAAGCAGTTGCCTTCCAAATTCCCTTCTACGTCTTATGTACTCGTAAGTGATGTCTGTTTTTTCTGGCTTCTctaccattttatatttttttgttaatatctGATTTTCTTTCACGTTCACGCGTGCTTTGCAAGTTGTTTGATCAATAAAAGTGGTCGTAGCTAAGAAACTATCAGAGGTTCGACAGTagcttatttatatttggtatttatctttaaaataacTGCCTCGTTGGCTAGTGGTTAGTGTTCGACTGCGAATTACGAGGTCTTGGATTCGATTCCCGGATTTGGCCAAAAATAGGTACGAGTTTTTTggtcaagaaattctcagtactagCCCGGTTTTAGGAAATTGGCAGGCAGTCACCCCCGTGGCTCGGTGAGCACTAAAGTTGTCCAACGGCTGATCTCTGTCCGGTAGTGTATGATTGCCGTTCCATCGGATTATGGAAGTAAGGAAATAAAGAGTGCACTGTGTTTGAGCTCTAACTCCGAATCCATTGACTGCGCGCCGTTGCCGCAAATCGGCCGGGAAGACATTAATTCAATAAACAATccaattatgaaaaaaaaaaatatttattgatccAAATGAACATGAAACACAAAGCAGACATTTGCTAACGGTATCCACAATTTTTGTATCGGCAGGTAACTGGTAAACTAGCTATTTGTAGTATTTCAATTTGCCAAAACTATCGTGGACATTAAAAGGAAATAGAATTATAATTCGTATTGAACCAATATTAGTTAATACAGTGGTATTGGATCCGCTGGTGAAGCGCGTCGTAAACTTAAGACAATAAGGCGCGGCGGAGTCACGGCTATCTTTGTACTGCACTGCTCTAGCAAAAATCTCCAACGGATAGAGGCTCTTTCATCTGCCGACATCGATTTGAATTGATCAGCCTGTCATGTAAAATGGAATAAGGAATTATATACATAGCTCACAGTTTAGactgattaagtaggtatgttcttAAGAGCcgtaatagcttagtggttaaggttggggttcgatcccttgcaagcacctctaacttttctgagttatgtgcgtttattgtaattaaatattagttacttgctttaacggtgaaggaaaaaattatgagaaaacctgcatacctgagagttcttcacaatggtctcaaaggtgtgaagtctgccaaaccgcacttCCATCCCCCTTTTCATTCTAAGAAGAcacctgtgctcagtaatgagccggcgatgggttgataatgatgaagtaGGTAGGTCAATGATTCTTACAGAGTATCCAAATGCGTCTTCAAGTACGTTAACAGGTATTCTTGCGTTTAGTTCGCCGGTGTGATCTGCCAAGCGAATCCTCAATTCTTCCAGATTTGCATCCCTAGAGAgataaaataaagtacttattacttattctTTTTCACAAATTTAAATTTGGACTGGTAAATTGGTTCTTCGAACCGGATTTGATCAGCAACACTGATTTGCTGGTTTCCTACCGAAGTTTTGGTTTAATGTTTGAGAATATAATGAGTATAATGAcatgataaatataaataggcGGCAATATTGATGATGTAGCATTATAATGCGTTGGTATAATATAACTACGATCGTGTATTCGAGCGAACGTTAGGGATTATTTTAGTGcttttgaaaataattgtaaagtGCATGGCCCACGATTCTCTTACTTGGATGTCACAAACTCATCTAAATCCAGATGAGTGAGTAATGCATGTAGAGCGGCGCAGAATGGAACCCCGGAGCTGAGGCGGTCTCTAATTTGCGACACAGAGGCTGTGTTCGCGCGCTCGCCACTCCAAGCTGCCCAAGCGGCTGCTTCACCTCCGCCTAACGAATAACTTGCATTATTAGTGTTAATTCGGTACACTGAAGGCCGGACCGTATTCGTAATCGTAAATTTATTTCTTAGGTGCATGTCACACTAGAGCGATGCTGCAACACTGCACATCGCGTGATGACATATAGAATATTTTGATGCGAAGCGAATCGACGCCCGGCGTCGCTGTAATGCGTTCCGGCCTTTAAAATAgtgctatctctttcataatgtaGTGCGGGAAAGGATAGCATTACTTGCaatttagtttttcatttatgtaGTTTagtagacacagatattagtttctaaaatatgtctacaaaatttcatggacttggttgcttaatattcaaatgaaattggaactacgattgtatgaagcgagtgacggagagagccctgttaagtttcatttaaaacgagacagatttatgctagcGGTATAAGGCTGTCTCAGAGTGAAGAGTCTACAGTgtctgtagatctcagcctaaggctgaaatctatcagacttaagactgttaaaacgagacagcgttatactgctggcataaatctgtctcattttaactgaaacttaagtctaagtaaagttaaagtgcgctctatagatttcaactttgGTGTCAAGCTACGTTCAATTTCAGCAACAGTTTTAATTGAACTTACGTGTATTAGCCTGATTGCGTATGTAAAGCCGTAGTGTTTCCGCCTCGGGGGTATGCGGTTGGTGGGTAACCACGCTTCGAAAGCACGTTTGCACGCGCACCGCAAAGCTACGCCACGAGACGCGAGCGTCCGCTATGAACAGCACGCTTTCTAACGGACGCCATTGCTCGGCtctgtaattattttaatatacagggtgtaaccagaacgctagcacagacgaagacaggtgatagtactgatgactactgataagataccatagcaaaaactacgatttttttaagaatccttaattttttcaaagttcacaatattattgcaaataaaacgtcTGACTGACGCTCGCATTAAGATTTTAGAATACTGCATCTGGAAAAGTGGCTGCTAGAAGGATTTTTTTACCGAAGCTTCTTTACGGAATCATGGGATGGACCTAGAGGTTTCATAATGGTACAAGTAAGCGAGCACGACACTTCCAGTTGTTTTTTGATgagaagttagcccttgacaatGCAGAGTTGGAAGCgttattttgtatggcacatcTTTTccagagtacctacctattttatttcaGTGCCTAAATATCTAAAAGTTCTAACGAATTGGTTGGCATTAGGTTGGTTACCTTTGAATTGTGTCAATATCAAATATATCGAGGATTAAAGAAGCAGGTGTTGTATTGTCCATTATTTCAACGGTACGCACCGTCATGTCTGTACCTTAAACGTAAAATCGAGTAGGTAAAAGATAGCAGATAAGTCACGACAAACTTAAAaactgcataaaaataaaatggtacCAACCTGCTTTTGTTTTGATAGTTTTCGCTGGTTTCACCGACTTGACTACTATCAATAAGTCTACGTAAACATTGTTTGTTTGttctgtaataaaattatatacctacgattTATTtactacctaaatatttatctatttagtacctaatatctattttatacaaacgtagttattttatttgtctaatTTTAGGTAGTCAtaatatcatcatgatcaatccatcgccgggtcactacagagcacaggtctctcAGAGTAACAAAGGTagtaggccatagtctaccacgctggacaagtgcggattagcagacttcacacacttttgagaacattatggagaactctcgcaggtattcaggtttcctcacgatgttttccttcaccgttaaagcaagtgatatttaattaggtacctactttaaaacgCTGTTATTTGAGGAACTGAAAAACGAAACGAAAAAAAGAGAGGCCCCCTATTTCAGTCCACACAGCTGCTGAGAGCTGAATTGCGTTATAAcaagtcgctatttatttaaaatgtcTGCGGAGTAATCCTTCATCCTTCTAAACCTGTAAgttacctactaaaatattcTAAAGTAGGTGTATAGAAGATGATTACCTGTAATTTTCAAAACTTCTGAAAGGCCGCAGTACCCCGCGCATGGCTTAGTAGGAATATGGAGGAGTGGCAAGTACGAGCCGAATGTATCGCCGTCGAAAATGCTCATGTCGGATGAGCCTTCGCTCAGTGACAGGTAGAAAGGAGACGTCGCCTTAAACCAGCACATTACATAAGCTGAGAGTGAGATTATGCAAAGTAAGTACACTCAATAAGCTACTCTAAACTCAATAAGCTACTTAATCtacagtaggtactttactTAAAAAGGAGACGAGATTATGGCTTGGACATATATCTTACAACATTATGCTTAATTAGttatttaactataataaattcgAACCTGCGGTCTATAAATTTCGTTGTCACCACTCTTGATACAAATCTTCGGGGATGAGATAGCGACTgcaaaaaagttattttcaaaCAATACATTATTTAGTTACAAATTAGATTTATTAactaatacctattaattaaaaaatatttaaattaataattaataaaattaatatttcataataaaataatatatcctATTAATTACCAACGTCTCCAACAAGAAATCTTTCGTAGAATGTGATTACAAAGTATTCAGAACCCCAAACGTCCGCGTTAATTGTATCAATAGTGGAATCACGTAACGTAAAAGACATGACGCCCCGTGATTCGCCATTCTTCTTTTTTGAACCTACAGTTCGAGGACTATTTTTTGCTATAATAATTCCTACaattaatgcattattaatattaatatttaaattattcagGCAAACTTTTTGAACTCCCGCCATTTTCGCAAGTGTTATGGTTAGGTTGccagtgttttattttttttttctcttctggttttacaaagattaaccaatgtcaagtttgtagttatttgtaacaagttagttaaaatatacaagtatgaaccccgtctgtgccggcactcgccgacatacgcacggcacccctttagagcgatttccagtcagttttaacaaaaaaacactcctaaaaggcagagcacgccccaacacagacgaagtccttgcCAGTGTTTTTGAATTTGGTTGTTttttttacggctctggattctagtcTAGGATATAAAACTTAATTAACTTAAACTTAGCAGAGACTAGCATGCCACAAACGGTAATGTAGCATTTCTCGCTACAGGACCGTTTTTCTAGAGTCCACAGCTATGAATACTCTTTtcataagtacctatgtattaaaGATTCATTAAAACAccataaaataaacttgaaaaacGTTGACAAAATTGACACAGGTTGagtccagagccgtaaaaccagtttgaaaaaaactaaattaacattgATTCTCAGATAAACTATCTCTATGGTCTGAAGGCGAGCATTGACCATTTTTAATCTGTCGCATTTGATGGATTACATATGGATTATCTGTGAACTTGACAGCTATTAAAAATTAGCGCGGGGCTTGTTTTggcaaaactttaaaaattagaAACCTAGAAATAGATATTTAAACGAAAATATGCTATTTAAAGTTGAATCAAATGTATCTGATAATGAAACGAAGAAATTTGAAGTCCAAGAAATAGAGCGACCTACGATTGAGCATACCGATACGTCGAAAAGGTTTTATAATGTTTCCCGTgatttttcaaaacaatatgCTCACATTTACTCCGCTAGACTAAATACTTTTAGAAATATACTACAGCCTATTATAAATAAGAGGTGGGGTAATAAATACAAGATTTTAAAGCTATGCGACTTGAGAGACAAAGGTACAACGTGTGTTATAATAGGTACCCTATTCAAACTTCAAGAATTAAAACCAAGTATATTGAAGGAGCTTTCTGATCAGCTTGAGATTATACCACAACCTGCAAGGTTTGTAATATTAACTAACTACTTTTTGTTACATCACTCATACCAAGTTTATCCTAATTAACTTTCGTGTCAACAAAACTTGGTAAGTATTAACCACCTTAttgccgggttttgtgtttcctgccattttattatgtacctaccaacaTAGTTTGTGAATAAAGTAGGCTGGAGATGTTCTATCAATATCAGCCTATACAAATAATCTTGATGAGATTAAAATACATTATgaattaaaattatcaaaaaataaaaaatatgtgccCCTTAGTTAGATTGTGTTAGTCAAATTATAATGAATTTGTTTTGTTTCGCACAGGACCCACTTTGTCCACGAGACAGACAGTTTAGTGTTGGAGGATGAGTTGCAAAGAGTAAAGTTATCTGGGGATTGTGTTGATGTAAATGAAGTTGTAACTGGTGTTGTTGCTGCTTTACTAGGTGATTATTGACTGCTACAGTAAATTCgaattacaaaaattattttgcaaataaaacacatACTTTAAATTAATCTATTTACTGTATTTTACTGCAAATTGCttatttaagtacatttttaTACACCACATTGCCAAAACATAATTTGCAGGTTTGATACACATGAACATGCAACATAGAGTTGCGCAtgcattttttttctaaatgaaCACCTGCAACTTATAGCCTCTGTCCTTGAGCTTTACTATTATCTATTTCTTTCAGGATCTGAGGATGACAATGGTGTTTTTACAATCAAAGATGTATGCTGGGCTGGATGTAGCATACAAAAACCATTGCCAGTATTAACTAGTGATAGGTATACAGTACATATTTACATTTGATATTTGATTTACTCattagtttttagagttccaaaCCTcaaagtttttccttttgaggtatggaa encodes the following:
- the LOC123868132 gene encoding dynein axonemal intermediate chain 2-like, with product MAGVQKVCLNNLNININNALIVGIIIAKNSPRTVGSKKKNGESRGVMSFTLRDSTIDTINADVWGSEYFVITFYERFLVGDVVAISSPKICIKSGDNEIYRPQATSPFYLSLSEGSSDMSIFDGDTFGSYLPLLHIPTKPCAGYCGLSEVLKITEQTNNVYVDLLIVVKSVKPAKTIKTKAGTDMTVRTVEIMDNTTPASLILDIFDIDTIQRAEQWRPLESVLFIADARVSWRSFAVRVQTCFRSVVTHQPHTPEAETLRLYIRNQANTRGGEAAAWAAWSGERANTASVSQIRDRLSSGVPFCAALHALLTHLDLDEFVTSKDANLEELRIRLADHTGELNARIPVNVLEDAFGYSVGCWDMRRGSEAVALCPPHVAHRDLASKVLFINSKTGADFFSSSPDGVVKWWDIRNTSEPTDSMIIDPVKTNNDTQGIENALGISALEYEPTIPTRFMVGTETGLVIGGNRKGKTPLEKLPSKYEAHLGPVYALQRNPTFLKNFLTVGDWTARVWSEDCRESSILWTYAHRTKLTDGAWNPIRFSLLLVTQWDGCLSCWDLLRRRSAPIVTAQLCDEPLLRLRPHEGGQLVACGSSLGTIYLAELSQNLGTADKNDKQLLTHILDRENKRERILEARMREIRLRMRQDRDGGQQLGESEACVSDKDLEEATADYMATVSDLQAQQQKSQQTS